A single genomic interval of Microbacterium sp. LWO14-1.2 harbors:
- a CDS encoding PadR family transcriptional regulator, with protein MGKQMTEMLKGTLEGIVLALLAEQPAYGYEITARLRDHGFTDIAEGTIYALLVRIEQKKLVDVEKVPSEKGPPRKVYSLNPAGTHELDEFWSTWTFLAQRIDQLNSTTARSTNSTNTTNSTTDKEN; from the coding sequence ATGGGCAAGCAGATGACCGAGATGCTCAAGGGCACTCTGGAGGGCATCGTCCTGGCCCTCCTCGCCGAGCAGCCGGCCTACGGATACGAGATCACCGCACGACTGCGCGATCACGGATTCACCGACATCGCCGAGGGCACGATCTACGCGCTCCTCGTGCGCATCGAGCAGAAGAAGCTCGTCGACGTCGAGAAGGTGCCGAGCGAGAAGGGACCGCCTCGCAAGGTGTACTCCCTCAACCCCGCAGGCACCCACGAGCTCGACGAGTTCTGGTCGACCTGGACCTTCCTCGCCCAGCGCATCGACCAGCTGAACAGCACCACCGCGCGCAGCACGAACAGCACGAATACGACGAACAGCACCACCGACAAGGAGAACTGA
- a CDS encoding glycine betaine ABC transporter substrate-binding protein gives MRNRRLITVAALGAAASLALAGCASDGAGGTIELAGGGSDAAGGGDKGTITLGFLPSWTDGLSTAYLLQDQLEKLGYTVEMNTLTEAGPLYTGLAQGDVDIFPSAWPEITHAEYMATYGDSIEDLGTYYDNAKLTIAVPEYTDIDSIDELAAASDRFGGRIYGIEPGAGLTGQTQKMMPEYGLDGYELVTSSTAAMLTELKSATENEKDIVVTLWRPFWANDAYPVKDLEDPKGAMGEAEGLHFLGTKGFAAQHPEAAALIEKIQLDDAQYGSLEDLVVNEYGEGREAEAIDAWLEEHGSEFDWVVD, from the coding sequence ATGCGTAATCGCAGGCTCATCACCGTCGCGGCGCTCGGCGCCGCGGCATCCCTCGCCCTCGCCGGGTGCGCGAGCGACGGCGCCGGCGGCACGATCGAACTCGCCGGTGGCGGGTCGGATGCCGCGGGCGGCGGCGACAAGGGCACGATCACCCTCGGCTTCCTGCCCTCGTGGACCGACGGCCTCAGCACCGCGTACCTGTTGCAGGATCAGCTCGAGAAGCTCGGGTACACCGTCGAGATGAACACCCTCACCGAGGCGGGGCCGCTGTACACGGGCCTCGCACAGGGCGACGTCGACATCTTCCCGTCGGCGTGGCCCGAGATCACCCACGCCGAGTACATGGCGACGTACGGCGACTCGATCGAAGACCTCGGCACGTACTACGACAACGCGAAGTTGACGATCGCGGTGCCCGAGTACACCGACATCGACTCGATCGACGAGCTCGCCGCCGCGAGCGACAGGTTCGGCGGCAGGATCTACGGCATCGAGCCGGGCGCCGGACTCACCGGGCAGACCCAGAAGATGATGCCCGAGTACGGTCTCGACGGCTACGAGCTCGTCACCTCGTCGACCGCCGCGATGCTCACCGAGTTGAAGTCGGCGACCGAGAACGAGAAAGACATCGTCGTGACGCTGTGGCGTCCGTTCTGGGCCAACGACGCGTACCCCGTGAAGGACCTCGAAGACCCGAAGGGCGCGATGGGCGAGGCCGAAGGACTGCACTTCCTCGGCACGAAGGGCTTCGCCGCGCAGCACCCCGAGGCCGCCGCGCTCATCGAGAAGATCCAGCTCGATGACGCCCAGTACGGTTCGCTCGAAGACCTCGTCGTGAACGAGTACGGCGAGGGGCGCGAGGCCGAGGCCATCGACGCATGGCTCGAAGAGCACGGCTCCGAGTTCGACTGGGTCGTCGACTGA
- a CDS encoding Gfo/Idh/MocA family oxidoreductase gives MTAPLRIAVLSFAHTHALSYVHALQTMPGIELIATDPDGATAPDDALRGADLATELGVSYVDDYDAAFAWKPDAVVIAAENSRHRELVERAASAGAHVLCEKPLATTVDDAVAMQRACDEAGVMLMVAYPVRFSPVVRDALAELRAGRLGRILSVTGVNNGKLPGDRAWFTDPDLAGGGALVDHVVHCADLLDELLGERASSVRAVSNGILHAQRDLAVETGGLVTIGYPSGVIATIDCSWSWPMSSPTWGGVTLQVVAERGTVTVSPFAKGVAGHDASGETWTPVGADLDALLLDEFVAAVREGRQPQPDAGVGIRTVEIVKAAQASAASGGQVVALG, from the coding sequence TTGACCGCTCCGCTGCGCATCGCCGTGCTCTCGTTCGCCCACACGCACGCCCTCAGCTACGTGCACGCGCTGCAGACGATGCCGGGGATCGAGCTCATCGCCACCGATCCCGACGGCGCCACGGCCCCCGACGATGCGCTGCGCGGCGCCGACCTCGCCACCGAGCTCGGTGTCTCCTACGTCGACGACTACGACGCCGCATTCGCGTGGAAGCCGGATGCCGTCGTGATCGCGGCCGAGAACTCGCGGCACCGTGAACTCGTCGAACGGGCGGCGAGCGCCGGTGCGCACGTGCTGTGCGAGAAGCCGCTCGCCACGACCGTCGACGACGCGGTCGCGATGCAGCGCGCGTGCGACGAGGCGGGTGTGATGCTCATGGTCGCGTACCCCGTGCGGTTCTCCCCCGTCGTGCGCGACGCCCTCGCCGAGCTGCGCGCGGGACGACTGGGCCGCATCCTCTCCGTCACCGGCGTCAACAACGGCAAGCTGCCGGGAGACCGCGCCTGGTTCACCGATCCGGACCTCGCGGGCGGCGGCGCGCTCGTCGATCACGTGGTGCACTGCGCCGACCTGCTCGACGAGCTGCTCGGCGAGCGGGCGTCGTCGGTCAGGGCCGTGTCGAACGGCATCCTGCACGCGCAGCGCGACCTCGCGGTCGAGACGGGCGGGCTGGTGACGATCGGCTACCCGAGCGGTGTGATCGCGACGATCGACTGCTCGTGGAGCTGGCCGATGAGCTCGCCGACGTGGGGCGGAGTGACGCTGCAGGTCGTCGCCGAGCGCGGCACCGTCACGGTGAGCCCGTTCGCGAAGGGCGTCGCCGGGCACGATGCGAGCGGCGAGACGTGGACGCCGGTGGGCGCCGATCTCGACGCGCTGCTGCTCGACGAGTTCGTCGCCGCCGTGCGCGAGGGGCGGCAGCCGCAGCCCGACGCCGGCGTCGGCATCCGCACCGTCGAGATCGTGAAGGCCGCGCAGGCCTCCGCCGCCTCGGGTGGGCAGGTCGTCGCCCTGGGCTGA
- a CDS encoding magnesium and cobalt transport protein CorA → MALIDNGVYVHGRRVETLHNLDDTSRTLGALGGIAWIGLYRPSPQEVESVAREFDLHPLAVEDALSGHQRSKVERYGDTLFAVLRPARYRDKEESIEFGELHLFIGPDFVVTIRHAESPNLAAVRRRMEANPELLAMGPEAVLYAILDEVVDEYEPIVAGLENDIDEIEDQLFGDSDDDALSRRIYELSREVIGFQRAVHPLAGMLQWLRRGSDKYRIDEELQRSLRDVLDHVIRVQEKIDSFRAILENALTVQSALVARRQSEAGLAQNDEIKKISSWAAIIFAPTLVGTVYGMNFEGMPELQWTFGYPMAIGAMAAFAVGLYGVFKYKRWL, encoded by the coding sequence ATGGCCCTCATCGACAACGGCGTGTACGTCCACGGACGTCGCGTGGAGACCCTGCACAACCTCGACGACACGTCGCGCACCCTCGGCGCGCTCGGCGGCATCGCCTGGATCGGGCTGTACCGCCCGAGCCCGCAGGAGGTCGAATCGGTCGCGCGCGAGTTCGACCTGCATCCGCTCGCGGTCGAGGATGCGCTCTCCGGGCACCAGCGCTCGAAGGTCGAGCGCTACGGCGACACCCTGTTCGCCGTGCTGCGTCCGGCCCGATACCGCGACAAGGAGGAGTCGATCGAGTTCGGCGAACTGCACCTGTTCATCGGACCCGACTTCGTCGTGACCATCCGGCACGCCGAGTCGCCGAACCTCGCCGCCGTGCGGCGGCGCATGGAGGCGAACCCCGAGCTGCTCGCGATGGGGCCCGAGGCCGTGCTGTACGCGATCCTCGACGAGGTCGTCGACGAGTACGAGCCGATCGTCGCCGGACTCGAGAACGACATCGACGAGATCGAGGACCAGCTGTTCGGCGACAGCGACGACGACGCCCTCTCCCGCCGCATCTACGAGCTGTCACGCGAGGTCATCGGTTTCCAGCGCGCCGTGCACCCGCTGGCCGGGATGCTGCAGTGGCTGCGTCGAGGATCGGACAAGTACCGCATCGATGAGGAGCTGCAGCGGTCGCTGCGCGACGTGCTCGACCACGTCATCCGCGTGCAGGAGAAGATCGACTCGTTCCGCGCGATCCTCGAGAACGCGCTCACCGTGCAGTCGGCGCTCGTCGCGCGACGGCAGTCGGAGGCCGGGCTGGCGCAGAACGACGAGATCAAGAAGATCTCGTCGTGGGCGGCGATCATCTTCGCCCCGACCCTCGTCGGCACCGTCTACGGGATGAACTTCGAGGGGATGCCGGAACTGCAGTGGACCTTCGGGTACCCGATGGCGATCGGCGCGATGGCGGCCTTCGCGGTCGGGCTGTACGGGGTCTTCAAGTACAAGCGCTGGCTCTGA
- a CDS encoding ABC transporter permease subunit codes for MDGFRLPLGTWVASGVDWIKTNLDGLLDVVSFVVTSLVQGLTFLLLLPYFYVVIVIAALIAWLVRSWQLAIGTVISFTLIVAMGLWVPAMQTLALVLVAALVAVIIAIPLGIWSARNATVRAVLKPILDFMQTMPAFVYLIPAIVFFSIGVVPGLVATVIFALPPGVRLTELGIRGVDSETVEAGQAFGAKPGQILRGIQLPLAMPTILAGVNQVIMLALSMAVIAGMAGADGLGKMVVEAISTVNIAKGVEAGLGVVLIAVFLDRVTAALGTLGRNRGSLLALIRDRRAQQRTAAIEAAPASAPASASVEEKELQNA; via the coding sequence ATGGACGGCTTCCGACTTCCTCTCGGGACCTGGGTCGCATCCGGCGTCGACTGGATCAAGACCAACCTCGACGGCCTCCTCGACGTGGTGTCGTTCGTCGTCACCTCGCTCGTGCAGGGCCTGACCTTCCTGCTGCTCCTGCCGTACTTCTACGTCGTGATCGTGATCGCCGCGCTCATCGCGTGGCTCGTGCGGTCGTGGCAGCTCGCGATCGGCACCGTGATCTCCTTCACGCTGATCGTCGCGATGGGCCTCTGGGTCCCCGCGATGCAGACGCTCGCCCTCGTGCTCGTCGCCGCGCTCGTCGCCGTGATCATCGCGATCCCTCTCGGCATCTGGTCGGCACGCAACGCCACCGTGCGGGCGGTGCTCAAGCCGATCCTCGACTTCATGCAGACGATGCCCGCGTTCGTGTACCTGATCCCGGCCATCGTGTTCTTCAGCATCGGCGTCGTGCCCGGACTCGTCGCGACCGTGATCTTCGCCCTGCCTCCCGGCGTGCGACTCACCGAACTCGGCATCCGCGGCGTCGACTCCGAGACCGTCGAGGCCGGACAGGCGTTCGGTGCGAAGCCGGGACAGATCCTGCGCGGCATCCAGCTCCCGCTCGCCATGCCGACGATCCTCGCCGGCGTCAACCAGGTCATCATGCTCGCCCTGTCGATGGCCGTCATCGCCGGCATGGCCGGGGCCGACGGGCTCGGCAAGATGGTCGTCGAGGCCATCTCCACCGTGAACATCGCCAAGGGCGTCGAGGCGGGTCTGGGAGTCGTGCTCATCGCCGTCTTCCTCGACCGTGTCACCGCGGCCCTCGGCACGCTCGGACGCAACCGCGGGTCGCTGCTCGCGCTGATCCGCGATCGCCGCGCGCAGCAGCGCACTGCCGCGATCGAGGCAGCGCCGGCATCCGCCCCGGCATCCGCGTCCGTCGAAGAGAAGGAGCTCCAGAATGCGTAA
- a CDS encoding methyltransferase: MEFSYSRLRRRPDVEADNLQAYGATDLLLVERALSSGIPGTEIAVIGDEYGAITLPLVAAGLEGVRVHQDLASGRRALDLNASDLGLTGYASHELDESLLAGARLVLLQLPKSLAELEEIADAVARRAAPDAVLVAGGRVKHMTLAQNDVLARRFAAVQAQRAERKSRLVVASEPQDAAGEPPFPVVRQHHGLTLVAHGGAFAGAKLDIGTRVLLDVLGLDQKGLGSVGDPDDAGASATVVDLGCGTGALAVSYALAHPSARVIATDRSAAAVASARATAAANGVADRVEVMHDDAASALPDGIADVVLLNPPFHLGTSVHTGAATRLFGAAARILRPGGELLTVYNSALGYRTELTRLVGPTEQMHRTPKFTVTRSIRR; the protein is encoded by the coding sequence GTGGAGTTCTCCTACAGTCGCCTGCGTCGTCGCCCCGACGTCGAGGCCGACAACCTGCAGGCGTACGGCGCGACCGACCTGCTGCTCGTCGAGCGGGCGCTCTCCTCCGGCATCCCCGGCACGGAGATCGCGGTGATCGGCGACGAGTACGGAGCGATCACTCTGCCGCTGGTCGCGGCGGGGCTCGAGGGTGTCCGCGTGCATCAGGATCTCGCGTCCGGCCGTCGCGCGCTCGACCTCAACGCCAGCGACCTCGGACTCACGGGGTACGCGTCGCACGAGCTGGATGAGTCGCTGCTCGCGGGGGCGCGACTCGTGCTGCTGCAGCTGCCGAAATCGCTCGCCGAGCTCGAGGAGATCGCGGATGCCGTCGCGCGCCGGGCCGCGCCCGACGCGGTGCTCGTCGCGGGCGGCCGCGTCAAGCACATGACCCTCGCGCAGAACGATGTGCTCGCGCGCCGGTTCGCGGCCGTGCAGGCGCAGCGGGCGGAGCGGAAGTCCCGGCTCGTCGTCGCCTCGGAACCGCAGGATGCCGCGGGCGAGCCGCCCTTCCCCGTCGTCCGGCAGCATCACGGGCTCACGCTGGTCGCGCACGGCGGCGCCTTCGCCGGCGCGAAGCTCGACATCGGCACCCGGGTGCTGCTCGACGTGCTCGGCCTGGACCAGAAGGGCCTCGGTTCGGTCGGCGACCCCGACGATGCGGGCGCGTCCGCGACGGTCGTGGACCTCGGCTGCGGCACCGGCGCGCTCGCCGTGTCGTACGCGCTCGCGCACCCTTCGGCCCGCGTGATCGCGACCGACCGCTCCGCCGCGGCGGTCGCCTCGGCGCGGGCCACGGCCGCCGCGAACGGGGTGGCCGACCGGGTCGAGGTCATGCACGACGACGCGGCATCCGCACTCCCCGACGGGATCGCCGACGTCGTGCTGCTGAACCCGCCGTTCCACCTCGGCACGAGCGTCCACACGGGGGCGGCGACCCGGCTGTTCGGGGCCGCCGCGCGCATCCTCCGTCCCGGCGGCGAACTCCTCACGGTGTACAACTCGGCGCTGGGCTATCGCACGGAACTGACCCGCCTCGTCGGGCCGACCGAGCAGATGCACCGCACCCCGAAGTTCACGGTGACGCGCAGCATCCGCCGCTGA
- a CDS encoding ATP-binding cassette domain-containing protein, producing MTTPAIAVRGIEKSYRDLHVLRGVSFEVEKGSIFALLGSNGAGKTTMVRILSTLLRADAGAAAVRGFDVSGEPLRVRESISLTGQFAAVDEILTGRENLALVAKLRHLPDPGKVADDLLATFRLTDAGSRKVGTYSGGMRRRLDIAMSLVGDPEVIYLDEPTTGLDPEARIEVWEVVKRLADSGTTVLLTTQYLDEAEHLADRIGILHEGRIIANGTLAELKALLPPAKVEYVEKQPTLEEIFLTLIGPSDHGTDKETAA from the coding sequence ATGACCACGCCCGCCATCGCCGTCCGCGGCATCGAGAAGTCGTACCGCGACCTGCACGTACTGCGCGGCGTCTCCTTCGAGGTCGAGAAGGGGTCGATCTTCGCCCTCCTCGGCTCGAACGGCGCCGGCAAGACCACGATGGTGCGCATTCTGTCGACGCTGCTGCGAGCGGATGCCGGCGCAGCCGCCGTGCGGGGATTCGACGTCTCCGGCGAGCCGCTGCGGGTGCGCGAGTCCATCAGCCTCACCGGGCAGTTCGCCGCCGTCGACGAGATCCTCACCGGGCGCGAGAATCTCGCCCTCGTCGCGAAGCTCCGACACCTGCCCGACCCGGGGAAGGTCGCCGACGACCTGCTGGCCACGTTCCGACTGACGGATGCCGGGAGCCGCAAGGTCGGCACGTACTCCGGCGGTATGCGACGGCGACTGGACATCGCCATGAGCCTCGTCGGCGACCCCGAGGTGATCTATCTCGACGAGCCCACCACCGGTCTCGACCCGGAGGCGCGCATCGAGGTGTGGGAGGTCGTGAAGCGTCTCGCAGACTCCGGCACGACCGTTCTCCTCACCACGCAGTATCTCGACGAGGCCGAGCACCTCGCCGATCGCATCGGCATCCTGCACGAGGGCCGCATCATCGCGAACGGCACGCTCGCCGAGCTCAAGGCCCTGCTGCCTCCCGCGAAGGTCGAATACGTCGAGAAGCAGCCCACCCTCGAGGAGATCTTCCTCACGCTCATCGGCCCGTCCGACCACGGCACAGACAAGGAGACCGCAGCATGA
- a CDS encoding lipase maturation factor family protein encodes MDGFAAVDFGFAREVLQRGIAALYLVAFVSTLNQFRPLLGERGLLPAPALLDWVGDEPSRRRMLHPTLFLRIRYTDRRLAGLCWCGIAIAGLLVLGIPQLAPPWVPMVAFLALWLGYMSVVSIGQTFYSFGWEMLLLEAGFLAAFLGSHDQPPPTVVIVLFWWLLFRVEFGAGMIKIRGGREWRDLTALMYHHETQPMPGPLSRQAHLLPRWFHRAEVVGNHVAQLVVPFFVFAPLLSTWMPGPVPQIVGTTAALIMIATQLWLVATGNFAWLNWVTIVIAFSAVGLPGVGAPAGDETDALWPGIPLYWFVITSAVGLLVIALSWPALRNLFARRQLMNASFNRWQIANAYGAFGTVTKERIELVVEGSADDDELLWREYEFKGKPGDVRRVPGQFAPYHLRLDWLMWFLPLGRSLDDWFTVFLLRLLEADAPTLALLRSDPFEGERPRWVRAVSYRYRFATRAERQAHGVRWMRTRQAVVLGPLGLR; translated from the coding sequence ATGGACGGGTTCGCGGCGGTCGACTTCGGGTTCGCTCGCGAGGTGCTGCAGCGCGGCATCGCGGCGCTCTACCTCGTCGCGTTCGTCTCGACGCTGAACCAGTTCCGGCCGTTGCTCGGCGAGCGCGGGCTGCTCCCGGCGCCGGCGCTGCTCGACTGGGTCGGCGACGAACCGTCACGGCGGCGGATGCTGCATCCCACCCTCTTCCTGCGCATCCGCTACACCGATCGGCGCCTCGCTGGGCTGTGCTGGTGCGGCATCGCGATCGCGGGTCTGCTCGTGCTCGGCATCCCTCAGCTCGCTCCGCCGTGGGTGCCGATGGTCGCGTTCCTCGCCCTGTGGCTGGGGTACATGTCGGTCGTGAGCATCGGGCAGACGTTCTACTCGTTCGGGTGGGAGATGCTGCTGCTCGAGGCGGGGTTCCTCGCGGCGTTCCTCGGCTCGCACGACCAGCCGCCGCCGACCGTCGTGATCGTGCTGTTCTGGTGGCTGCTGTTCCGGGTCGAGTTCGGCGCGGGCATGATCAAGATCCGCGGCGGACGCGAATGGCGGGACCTCACCGCGCTCATGTACCACCACGAGACGCAGCCGATGCCGGGGCCGCTCAGCCGTCAGGCGCACCTGCTGCCGCGGTGGTTCCACCGCGCGGAGGTCGTCGGGAACCACGTCGCGCAGCTCGTCGTGCCGTTCTTCGTGTTCGCTCCGCTGCTGTCGACCTGGATGCCGGGGCCGGTTCCGCAGATCGTCGGCACGACCGCCGCGCTCATCATGATCGCGACGCAGCTGTGGCTCGTCGCGACCGGCAACTTCGCGTGGCTGAACTGGGTGACGATCGTGATCGCGTTCTCGGCGGTCGGGCTGCCGGGGGTGGGCGCGCCCGCCGGTGACGAGACCGATGCGCTGTGGCCCGGCATCCCCCTGTACTGGTTCGTGATCACGTCCGCCGTCGGCCTGCTGGTGATTGCGCTGAGCTGGCCCGCCCTGCGCAACCTCTTCGCGCGACGCCAGCTCATGAACGCGAGCTTCAACCGCTGGCAGATCGCCAACGCCTACGGCGCGTTCGGCACGGTCACGAAGGAGCGCATCGAGCTGGTCGTCGAGGGGTCGGCCGACGACGACGAGCTGCTGTGGCGCGAGTACGAGTTCAAGGGCAAGCCCGGTGATGTGCGGCGCGTGCCAGGTCAGTTCGCGCCGTACCACCTGCGGCTCGACTGGCTGATGTGGTTCCTGCCGCTCGGGCGCTCGCTCGACGACTGGTTCACGGTGTTCCTGCTGCGACTCCTCGAGGCGGACGCGCCGACGCTCGCCCTGCTGCGCTCCGATCCGTTCGAGGGGGAGCGGCCGCGGTGGGTGCGAGCGGTGTCGTACCGGTACCGCTTCGCGACCCGCGCCGAGCGGCAGGCGCACGGGGTGCGGTGGATGCGGACCCGTCAGGCCGTCGTGCTCGGTCCGCTCGGGCTGCGGTGA
- a CDS encoding glycine betaine/L-proline ABC transporter ATP-binding protein — MSEIALEARNLYKVFGRNPNQAARRLKAGESRIDVAEAGTAAVIDASFTVKRGEIFVIMGLSGSGKSTIIRMLNGLHEATDGSVLVGGDAITGIPGSRLREIRRDRISMVFQHFALLPHRTVAANVAYPLELKGVGKSERLAKAEEILSLVGLGGQADKLPSELSGGMQQRVGIARALAADTDILLMDEAFSALDPLIRREMQEQLLELQEKFQKTIVFITHDLNEAMFLGDRIAVMRDGRIVQIGTPEDILTDPANDYVEQFVQDVDRARVLTAGNVMERPRPVVAETAGPRTALRQMRDAFMSATYVTGRDRKLLGIVTDRDAVKLVRKGITTLESILKPVPQSVSVDEVLMNLFVPSVESPLPLAVVDADGRLVGVIPRITLLAALGPGPGATGELTLPLLPMPQAEIDAVLDDGWTADPGATTTTGTQMTGEVR; from the coding sequence GTGTCCGAAATCGCTCTTGAAGCGCGCAATCTCTACAAGGTGTTCGGTCGGAATCCGAACCAGGCCGCTCGGCGCCTGAAGGCCGGCGAGAGCCGCATCGACGTCGCCGAGGCGGGAACAGCAGCCGTGATCGACGCCAGCTTCACCGTGAAGCGCGGCGAGATCTTCGTCATCATGGGCCTCTCCGGCTCCGGCAAGTCCACCATCATCCGGATGCTGAACGGTCTCCACGAGGCCACCGACGGTTCGGTGCTCGTCGGCGGAGACGCCATCACCGGCATCCCCGGTTCGCGCCTGCGCGAGATCCGCCGCGACCGCATCTCCATGGTGTTCCAGCACTTCGCGCTGCTGCCGCACCGCACGGTCGCCGCGAACGTCGCCTATCCGCTCGAGCTCAAGGGCGTCGGAAAGTCCGAGCGCCTCGCGAAGGCCGAGGAGATCCTGTCCCTCGTCGGCCTCGGGGGTCAGGCCGACAAGCTCCCGTCCGAGCTGTCGGGCGGAATGCAGCAGCGCGTCGGCATCGCCCGTGCGCTCGCCGCCGACACCGACATCCTCCTCATGGACGAGGCGTTCAGCGCCCTCGATCCGCTGATCCGCCGTGAGATGCAGGAGCAGCTGCTCGAGCTGCAGGAGAAGTTCCAGAAGACCATCGTGTTCATCACGCACGACCTCAACGAGGCCATGTTCCTCGGTGACCGCATCGCCGTGATGCGCGACGGCCGCATCGTGCAGATCGGCACGCCAGAGGACATCCTCACCGACCCGGCCAACGACTACGTCGAGCAGTTCGTGCAGGACGTCGACCGGGCCCGCGTGCTCACGGCCGGCAACGTCATGGAGCGCCCGCGCCCCGTCGTCGCCGAGACGGCCGGACCCCGCACGGCCCTCCGCCAGATGCGGGATGCCTTCATGTCGGCGACCTACGTCACGGGCCGCGACCGCAAGCTGCTCGGCATCGTCACCGACCGGGATGCCGTGAAGCTGGTGCGCAAGGGAATCACCACGCTCGAGTCGATCCTCAAGCCCGTGCCGCAGAGCGTCAGCGTCGATGAGGTCCTGATGAACCTCTTCGTGCCCTCGGTCGAGTCGCCGCTGCCGCTCGCGGTGGTCGACGCCGACGGACGCCTCGTCGGCGTCATCCCCCGCATCACCCTCCTCGCAGCCCTCGGCCCCGGACCCGGCGCGACCGGCGAGCTCACGCTCCCGCTGCTGCCCATGCCGCAGGCCGAGATCGACGCCGTGCTCGACGACGGATGGACCGCCGATCCGGGGGCCACGACGACAACGGGAACGCAGATGACAGGGGAGGTGCGCTGA
- a CDS encoding DUF1048 domain-containing protein — protein MAAKWLEFITGSLEQKKQYRDAKRRIDALPEPYRTVANAQHRYTMYYGGITDGDTLVRIFLDLADLWERAAVDGTPIADIVGDDPVEYAESYAEAYGGSQWVDKERARLVEAVDDAKKKESRS, from the coding sequence ATGGCCGCCAAGTGGCTCGAATTCATCACCGGATCGCTCGAGCAGAAGAAGCAGTACCGCGATGCGAAGAGGCGCATCGACGCCCTGCCCGAGCCCTACCGCACCGTCGCCAACGCCCAGCACCGCTACACGATGTACTACGGCGGGATCACCGACGGCGACACCCTCGTGCGGATCTTCCTCGACCTCGCCGACCTGTGGGAGCGCGCAGCCGTCGACGGAACCCCCATTGCCGACATCGTCGGAGACGACCCCGTCGAGTACGCCGAGAGCTACGCCGAGGCGTACGGCGGCTCGCAGTGGGTCGACAAGGAGCGCGCGCGCCTCGTCGAGGCCGTCGACGACGCCAAGAAGAAGGAGAGTCGATCATGA
- a CDS encoding ABC transporter permease, translated as MTTHFTADTATLTGRSMRHIFRSPDTIITTAVTPIALMLLFVYVFGGALRTSTGSENYVNYLLPGILLIAIASGIAYTAFRLFTDMQSGIFERFHSMPIARSSVLWAHVLTSLTANAITLAIIFGVGFAMGFRTGAGVLAWLGAIGILLLFTLALTWLAIIAGLSAKTVDGASAFSYPFIFLPFISSAFVPTDTMPGPVRWFAENQPVTSIVNTIQALFAEQPVGNDIWVALAWCIGILVVAYVLAIVTYRKKIS; from the coding sequence ATGACCACGCATTTCACCGCGGACACGGCGACCCTCACCGGCCGCTCGATGCGGCACATCTTCCGCAGTCCGGACACGATCATCACCACGGCGGTCACCCCGATCGCGCTGATGCTCCTGTTCGTGTACGTCTTCGGAGGGGCGCTCCGCACGAGCACCGGCTCCGAGAACTACGTGAACTACCTGCTCCCCGGCATCCTGCTGATCGCGATCGCGTCGGGCATCGCCTACACGGCGTTCCGGCTCTTCACCGACATGCAGAGCGGCATCTTCGAGCGCTTCCACTCCATGCCGATCGCGCGGTCGAGCGTCCTCTGGGCGCACGTGCTGACGTCGCTCACCGCGAACGCCATCACCCTCGCGATCATCTTCGGGGTCGGGTTCGCGATGGGATTCCGCACCGGCGCCGGCGTGCTCGCCTGGCTCGGGGCCATCGGCATCCTGCTGCTGTTCACGCTGGCTCTCACGTGGCTCGCGATCATCGCGGGGCTCAGCGCCAAGACCGTCGACGGGGCGAGCGCGTTCTCGTACCCGTTTATCTTCCTGCCGTTCATCAGTTCGGCGTTCGTGCCGACCGACACGATGCCGGGGCCGGTGCGCTGGTTCGCCGAGAACCAGCCGGTGACGTCGATCGTGAACACGATCCAGGCGCTGTTCGCGGAGCAGCCCGTCGGCAACGACATCTGGGTCGCGCTCGCCTGGTGCATCGGCATCCTGGTGGTGGCCTACGTGCTCGCGATCGTGACGTACAGGAAGAAGATCTCTTGA